atcaaatcactttattgtcacactaccatgtacacaagtgcaacagtaggtgaaattcttgtgtgcagttccgagcaacatagcagtcatgacagtgacgagacatataccaattagctacagtaaacaacatacttacacaaaacaatttacaagtcaaatgtacacatacttacacaacacaataattatatacaatgtacagtaaacaatacacacaatatacaatacaataagtaggagtatatgaaatatatatatacagtgaggaaaataagtatttgaacaccctgctattttgcaagttctcccacttagaaatcatggagggtctgaaactgtcatcgtaggtgcatgtccactgtgagagacataatctaaaaaaaaaatccagaaatcacaatgtatgattttttaactatttatttgtatgatacagctgcaaataagtatttgaacacctgagaaaatcaatgttaatatttggtacagtagcctttgtttgcaattacagaggtcaaacgtttcctgtagtttttcaccaggtttgcacacactgcaggagggattttggcccactcctccacacagatcttctctagatcagtcaggtttctgggctgtcgctgagaaacacggagtttgagctccctccaaagattctctattgggtttaggtctggagactggctaggccacgccagaaccttgatatgcttcttacagagccactccttggttatcctggctgtgtgcttcgggtcattgtcatgttggaagacccagcctcgacccattttcaatgctctaactgagggaaggaggttgttccccaaaatctcgcaatacatggccccagtcatcctctccttaatacagtgcagtcagccctgtcccatgtgcagaaaaacacccccaaagcatgatgctaccacccccatgcttcatagtagggatggtgttcttgggatggtactcatcattcttcttcctccaaacacggttagtggaattatgaccaaaaagttctattttggtctcatctgaccacatgactttctcccatgactcctctgaatcatccaaatggtcattggcaaacttaagacgggccttgacatgtgctggtttaagcagaggaaccttccgtgccatgcatgatttcaaaccatgacgtcttagtgtattaccaacagtaaccttggaaacggtggtcccagctcttttcaggtcattgaccagctcctcctgtgtagttctgggctgatttctcacctttcttaggatcattgagaccccacgaggtgagatcttgcatggagccccagtccgagggagattgacagtcatgtttagcttcttccattttctaatgattgctccaacagtggaccttttttcaccaagctgcttggcaatttccccgtagccctttccagcctcgtggaggtgtacaattttgtctctagtgtctttggacagctctttggtcttggccatgttagtagttggattcttactgattgtatggggtggacaggtgtctttatgcagctaacgacctcaaacaggtgcatctaatttaggataataaatggagtggaggtggacattttaaaggcagactaacaggtctttgagggtcagaattctagctgatagacaggtgttcaaatacttatttgcagctgtatcatacaaataaatagttaaaaaatcatatattgtgatttctggatattttttttagattatgtctctcacagtggacatgcacctacgatgacaatttcagacccctccatgatttctaagtgggagaacttgcaaaatagcagggtgttcaaatacttattttcctcactgtatatatatatatatatatatatctatgaagtagtatattgaggagaatatgttgacagttcagtgtgagattatagatgaataaagtgcagtgctaattattgatcctgatagactgtgagtgatgtcacttcccaagacaaacacgccccatagcataatcccacccttgaccctgattgacatgtttctgtgtaaggcatcggaaatggaaatactaagggaattagtattccatttgagttttggctggctacatacgcgatgctgagaaagtgaaaaagcagacgtggtaattgaaattgctatttaaatatgacagggccaaaacttgtaagatatgggaaacacagttgcaaacggactttgcttttccatttgaaatctggcagtcactgtgcgttcgcttaaacgaaaatgcaaaccgtaatgcgcgatttgcaattgcgtttggattatgtcacattttatgcgtccacaaattgaaaacgcaattgcaaatacaatttgcaattccttttgaataatgtccggaatatcattccatacgaAGCATTGAGAGGCTATGGTATATTGTGAACATAGTCACAGTTGAAGGGCGTTGTTATGCAAGACGTGAAGCTCAAAAAagtagataaagtcagcataaaagtaatccatctactccagtagtttaatcaatgtcttctgaagcgatccagttggctTTGGGGGAGAACAGAGggaaatataattccttttttaccataCATCTTGACAACAGTCTCATTGGCTATCATgacttcaagcttgattacacttcctgtagcgccatgtgcatgcgtcaagcactaggatgtgtaatcgagcttgaaatcatgattttgcatagagactgcaatgacaaaatgtacattgaaaaaacaaaacaagaaaaaccaATGCAGCAAAggatttatatatacatatatatatatatatataggttgtttatttatttataaataaacttacGTGTTTAAAATTCATAGTCTATGTGAATAATGTTCAGACAAATTAGTAAATATGACTCGGCTCTGCCCTCTAGCGGCAAATCCATATATTAAACAATTCCCACTTCCCTTTAAAAACCACAAACAATTAACATAATCAACAAAATTTAGATATGTAATCCCCTTATGTCTGAACAATActtcatgaataaattatgagaaagGAAAATCATCTGTCATACCCCAAAACTGTGATTAATATaggatatataatatatatatatatacacacacatttttttagctTAATCCTATCAACCTCTAATGCTTGTATTATTCCCAATGATATACAAGtattgcttaaatacacaaggtgtATTTAACAATTGTGCACCATTCCAAAGCTCAGTAGTCAGATCAGTATACCCCTTTCAATTGCCACTCAAAATATAACCCtaattttgatttcttttgtcacaCCTTGACTTGTTAAAttgacaggaaacaggaactctCCAAGCATCTCTGAAGACAGAATGAAAAGAAACTGACTTGATCAATGCAACCATACAACCTCAAAACATAACCATGTGTACTAACGCGAAACCTCAGGCACAACAGCAACAAGGAGAGCAACCATTTTTAGACACAAGGCATCCCCTTGAAAAACAGCTGAATAAAATATGTGCACACAAACTATCTAAACAAGATATGAACCCAGAAGACAAATTCAATCATTTCCAATTGATAAATGGAGCAAAGGTGTAAACAAGAAACAAATTTTGTGACTCAAAGTCTTGCTTTCATGCATTTGGGGGAGAACAGCAGAGTAGGAGGACATGACGAAAATGTACCAGGACTAAAGAGACAGCCCTTTATCACTCATTGTCTTTACAGAGAGAGTTCTCCTGTCAAACTTGTTTACAACAATATGAGAAGAATGATTTTTGTACTATGAATTTGGAGACTAAAGTCGGAGCGCGTTGCCTGTCTAGATTTCAGAGGAACACGTCCACTTTATTCTCCACAGTTTAAGGCATTGCATGTTTTAATTTACAACACAATTTTCAAATAAGAAAgaaaagtttttattatttttgcctttttaaaattACTTTCTAAACCCTGATGAAACAGTGGCACAACTTAGAGTCATAATCAACATTGATAGACATATCCTATTGtcacaaataaatagtaaaaattgCATTTGCCATCTGTGGCAATTTATCCCAGAGTAGGCCGTTCCGTGACTGTGAATGTAAGATTTGTTTCACTCTCCATTTATCTGCATCTGTTGTCaatgtggatgtgtgtgtttccATTTGTATTCAGAATGAACATATTGTAATGTGTCTGTGAATCTGAGCACTGTGCATTGTTGTTTCCAGGCAATAATCAGGTGTTTGTGTATATGCGTGCATGAGCACTAGTCCACTCCAAGGGCTTTGAGCTGTCTCTCAATCTCCTCATCTGAGATCCCATCTGCTTTGGATTTGGCGGCACTTGGGGTCTTTCGGCCAGTTGAAGGGGCATGAGCCATCTGCAAAGGAAACAAAGAATCCATTATGGATCCAAATATTATGTAAATGATGGTGTTGGTCATTATGATGCAGTCACTACAGTGTATGATACaggaacattttatttaacacTACTACATGATGAAAATAATAAGGATGAATAATTTTATAACCAATCATGAACAGGTATTTAATAGTTTTGCatggaaaaaaatctattttagcaATAATGCACTGTACTAATTTTAAGTTGCacaactacatattttcaaatcaTCTTGTCAATTAATCAGTCTTAAGAAAGCCTTATATAATTAGCTGGTTTTGGGGTCATCGGTTCCCGAtagaaatgtttgttttcaagACATTTTTAATCGTTAGACTTGGCACACCACCTTAAAAATGCAATCCTCATGGCGGGACACTTAATCTGTGCAAGATGTGAAGCAATAGCTAAAGTCTTCTGTCTGAACatatatgggtgattctcacaaatcctttaaagaaaatgtcctggtcctattttactcatAACAAATAAggaaatatattttgcatatagaaaatctAGCCAATATTTAGGGtcattaagatttatttttaaatttttatacagtatatcatagcaGTACGCCCCTGGTGCTGCCTCTAATATTCTAggcttttaataaaaacaaatcattgtCCAACAGCATGTTTGTTttgtactgtaatacagtaaaaaaaaaaaaaagaccattaaGGAAAAGATAGATATCAGATTCTTTTAGTGCAGATTAGATAttcatttttcttttactttcttgTTTTAAATacacagtgtaggcattggttgatcaagGGTACCCTGAGATCTgcctttgagactaaaattaaaggaaaataaattaaataatgatttggatcatttaatgTTTTCTTCTTTTCAATTAGCTGATGTCGTGCTCTTAATACCCGTTCTCCtgattttatgtatgtatgtatgtatgtatatatatatatatatatatatatatatatatatatatatatatatatatatatatatatatatatatatatatatattattttttttaaatagtgtgtGTATTACTATTTAGCACTTTGAATTGCTATTGTGTATGAAATggcctatataaataaacttgcgacaattattattgaaaacaattaaaGTAAAACATCCAGAAATGTTATTGTAATGCGAATTGGGGGTAAAACGCACCTTAGTGTCCTGAAAATaacatcacaattaaaaaaaaatcttaatggtcttaaATATATGCTTCCTTCACTTTATGAAGGAAGGCGCACGCACGCATATAGGTAACTCTCGGGCAAAACAtatacagacagagaacaaaccacacttactgagagcagacaacacaagatgaaaACAAGTTCTTATTTTGTACATCTAAAacattttgcactgctgtttttgcagttctaaacaacagaactcacattttacatgtttgtatTGTATATAACAGGACATCACAAATGTATACTACGCATGtgttgggcaattccacagaAATCTGAACCACATCATgggaaaaatacaattttaattaattaaaacaaatttgattaattcattgcatatacaaatatttgctgagaaagcccctcatataacataattcaatatgtaatgatgaaataattatacatagtaatctttaaatatttaaaaatgagttCATAGCAAtcaatttcacaagtgaatttctcaatcagttcgagatttattatgagggcttgtttaaggacccgtcaatgtacacctacaTGAGACAGATGCTTGTGTAACGTCTCAGGTGAGTTGCGTCATAAAcacaacatttttaggtcacatACAGTTTAATTCTTAGAACAcagcttgagatcccttagttcgaattggcgctccatcaagtgttttaaatGCAAGAAGAACGTaatgcttgtttgttttgtgctccctgctgaagtgttgttttgttcactgtaatctgcgcgttgcccatacagctgaaatgtcacataatgccctctggagtaaacaggtggtactataagctagcatttctcaggaatcttccttattacggtccgggggcattgcgattaactgagttaaatttttttaacgcgttatttttaatttaattaatcacactgaattaacttgttaaatcgacagccctattatTTACCATGCCAATGTCTAAGTCAAAGTTTGCTGTTTGTGAACGTTTTGAACGGTTTTGGCTCATCGTATATAGGTAAGTGCAACTTTCACAACCGTCACGTCTGTaatagggatgggcacgagtattTGAGTACTCGgacatggcagcaatgatcgCTCATGAAAACGATAATCGATAGTGATCAAGCATGATGTGACATTTCAACTAAttcgaaatccagtgacaattacctgacaactgaACACAAACGTGCCAAAGAGggggcttatttttaattttgagattgattacgttgtgattgagagattatcagagacttctcatAGCAAATAAACTGATACGACACTGCAATTCTATCGTtatgataaacaaaacaaagggagtgtaattaaccatgttttgaacacctgtctctgcaaaacgtttgctaaacacattttattatcatttaaatgtaagaactttggctcgttaatggatattattttataaaagtgaatgtttgtcattgactgtaaacctccctgctcTATATAATCCCTGCATCTCGATGAAATGGGAGATGAAGATTTCCGCACGAATTTCCAAGTTAGATGTCCGATATAAAAggtcattccgttgcactttttCCAGTTGAAAAAGTGCAAAAAAGACTCtcagagttgaatggaatgcttcatgaatcattacagcaacaacaatacagagcatcgcAGCTTTCCTCACTAGAGCCAACATTTGGgggacacacacttacacaatatGCGTGTGGCAGTGTAAAGctggcgagtgtttcaaacagctagacagagcgcagctaaatggaacaCAATCCAGCATCtgcaaaactgaacttcaacttaacacaaCTTTCAAGGGGATGAGTTTAAAGATTTTTTCGAGGGTTTTAACTTACAAACTGTCCAACAGCAAAAGCAGAGAACACTAAAAGCACTCCAAGTAAAGTAATGCTAAAATACGAAAATATATAACTAATGTAACTAGTCAACATCAATGATCGAATAGTTGGTTGTTGGACCACTAGTCGACGGCCATCGAGACCAATCCCTAGTAATCATAAATCTGTTTCCTTTGTCAGATCACTTAACGACAGTGTAAATGAACAGTTAGTTTACAAGGATTCAAGATGACCTACACAAACACGATCACAATTGGTAACACAATTTTTCAAATCTTACCTTTCCTGAGATCTCGATTCCGATTTCATCCAACACCTGGTTCACAATGTCCTGAGATTCTTCCTCATCACCAGAATCCTCAAAGATCTCATCCAGAGTGTCATTCACTTTAAACAGAGGGGGTGAGAAAGCCTTTCTTCTGGGatttctattacatttttaaaaagcccatttcaacacccacaatgaaaataaataaataacacataaaACACATCTTACTCATCTCTTCTGTCATGTCCATCTTTGCTGTCTCCTTCTGGAAGTTCTGCAGAGTCTGCATGGTCTTTTTTGGATCCATCTTTTTATTGACAGCTTGCATTGTCTTAAAGTGCATTGTATTTGAGAAaggcagagatgtaaacaaatgAGTCACAACTTGATTCATATGTCCATTTTAAAATGGGCCCCTTCAGACTAGTGCAGTAATGCAAAGAGTGGTGGCTGTGTATAAATATCGAGGGTTGCCACATTTGTGAACCGTTTTGAATAATTCATGAAAATAACTTACTTAAAAGAATGATTCACTGACAAATCGGACATCACTATGGATTGTGAGCAACTTTTACTCCACACAAGAGCTCTAGCTCATgcaatatttaagaaaaaaaaaaaaaacatacatattcattatacaaattaacatgacttttccaggcctgaaaaacacaattttaaaattcccagATATTTGCATGGCCATGTGAACATCACTGCAATGTACCAATAATGCATTTATATACCaacaaataatttattacaaaCACTTTTCTGAAATATATCAAGAGCTGCTTGAGAGGCAAGTTAAATTAAAAGTGCAATTATGTACGACTACAAGAACTGAGCAAATAAATGAATCTTGAGTTTAAACAAAAAAGTCTCTTACTTTGGTAGTTGTGGCCATGGCTCCAGCCATCTTCATCTGGGAGTTCATTAGCTTGGTTTGTGTGGACATGGAGGTAACCTTAGAGCTGACAGCATATGTACGTGTTTTCTGTTTCCTCACTTGAACAAGCTGCTTGGCTAAAACCTTACAGGCATCTCTATTCCCCGTCTTAGCCATTTTCTTTATCTCCATCTcctgtgattaaaaaaaatttaaattgaagAAAGCATTTGGAGCTTGATCTActgacattttaattgcataaACAATTCTACCAGACAATCCTTAAAATCCAAAATGAGGCTTCATGTGATTGTCATTTGATCATACTTATGTTAATAtgatatatataaagatataaaatattatataacaaaAAAGTAAGAGATTCCACTGGCAACATCTgaaagtgcattcagaaagtattcagacctcttccattttttttcacatgttgTTAGGTTGCAGCCTTAagtctaaaatgctttaaataatttcttcacatcaatctacactccataccccataaggACAatgcaaaaaccagatttttgataactttgcaaatgaataaaaactgaacTATTAAAATAACTGACCCTTTGCTATgatacttgaaatttagctcaggtgcatgccgtttctctggatcatctttgagatgattCTAcgctttgattggagtccacctgtggtaaattcaaatggacatgatttggaaaggcacacgccTGTCTACATagggtctcacagctgaaaatgcatattagCGCAAAATCCAAGCCattaggtcaaaggaactgcctgcagagttcAGAGACAGGTTTGTGTCGgggtacagatctggggaaggctacaaaatacattttggctgcattgaaggttcccaggagcacagtggtctccataattcttaaatggaagaagtttgtatCAACCAggtctcttcctagagctggatgCCCAGCCAAACTAAGAagtcaggggagaagggccttggtaagagagttgaccaagaacccaactctggtcactctggttgagctccaaagATCATGTGTGCTGAtgagagaaacttgcagaaggacaaccatcactgcaacactccactgatctgggctttatggcagagtggccagatggaagcctttCCTCTGTGCAAGACACATacaaaagcacctaaaggactctcagactgtgagaaacaagattcccTGGTCTGATGAagcgaagattgaactgtttggcctcaattccaagcatcatgtctggaggtaaccaggcaccgctcatcatctGCGCAATACGCAGAAGCATGATagtggtgtttttcagtggcaggtactggtcagggttgaaggaaggCAGAATGCAGCAAAATGCAGAGATATCCATAATGAAAACAGCGACAACGCAACAaagcaagagtggcttagggacaactctgtaaatgtcATTGAGTGGCTCAGCCTGAGctcggacttgaacccaattgaacatctctgtagagacctgaaaatggctgtccactgactgTCCCCTTCCAACCTGACAGCATTTGAGGGCATATGCAGAGaataatggcagaaaatccccaaatccaggtgtgcaaagcttgttgcatcataccaaaaaagacttgaggctgtaattgctgccaaaagtgcttcaactaagtattaaGTTAAGGGTCTCAATACtcatgtcaatgtgatatttaagttttttttatttttattgcaaagttatcaaaaatctggtttttgctttgtttttacggggtatggagtgtagattgatgcgtaaaatatttttataaataacttaaagcatttagcataaggctgcgACTTAACAAAATGCGAAAattgggtctgaatactttctaaatGCTCTGTATATTGTTACAATGGCATAAATGGCCCTTTTATAaactttaaccttgtgcgacaaCACATAAATGTGTAGATGTTGAATTTTGTCTTCgctataaacaaatacataatttaaattcatttaaaccaactgatctcagttcaggagactctgggtTATCAGTAAAGGATTAAACTTTCAACACACAGAGTCATGTAACAAAACAACAAGGTGCCgaacacagcagagtttgtctctGGGAGAAACGCTaataaaactacatctggtaagaaacatatttacgtttttacattaaaacctgtttgagtcaaaagataagATTTTTTTGCaagtttattaggtgctactagttacaaatcaaaaagggaaattgaaATTGCACACAGCAGTCAAGTTCAGGTCACAGGAGGTCAAATAATATAATCATGAGCGGAGTCCTGTAAGCCATAATCCAATGAATATGAACAGGCT
This DNA window, taken from Xyrauchen texanus isolate HMW12.3.18 chromosome 5, RBS_HiC_50CHRs, whole genome shotgun sequence, encodes the following:
- the LOC127644015 gene encoding charged multivesicular body protein 2b, with protein sequence MASLFKKKTVDDVIKEQNKELRGTQRQITKDRTALEKQEKQLEMEIKKMAKTGNRDACKVLAKQLVQVRKQKTRTYAVSSKVTSMSTQTKLMNSQMKMAGAMATTTKTMQAVNKKMDPKKTMQTLQNFQKETAKMDMTEEMMNDTLDEIFEDSGDEEESQDIVNQVLDEIGIEISGKMAHAPSTGRKTPSAAKSKADGISDEEIERQLKALGVD